One genomic window of bacterium includes the following:
- a CDS encoding ATP-binding cassette domain-containing protein: MIELQDVTKSYSGVKAVDGVSLQVPKGQILGFLGPNGAGKTTTMRMITGFMPPTSGAITVDGQSMEDHSLAIREKIGYLPEMAPVYQDMNVLDYLQYVCALRRIPPERRRDRIKGVIARCGLDSVLSKDVGQLSKGYRQRVGLAQAIIHDPQYLILDEPTAGLDPNQIVEIRALIKELGREKTIILSTHILSEVQATCSRVIIISGGRLVADNTPDGLQAGLSGRTVLMLTLKGSADGAANKLKSLPVVEEVRPVPTGKSGETRLRVESAPNADIREEVFKLAVREQWVVLEMIPETQSLEEVFHKLTAA; this comes from the coding sequence ATGATTGAACTTCAGGATGTGACGAAATCCTACAGCGGCGTCAAGGCTGTGGACGGCGTATCGCTGCAGGTCCCTAAGGGCCAAATACTTGGGTTCTTGGGGCCAAATGGCGCGGGCAAGACCACGACGATGCGCATGATTACCGGATTCATGCCTCCGACATCCGGCGCCATAACCGTGGATGGGCAATCCATGGAGGACCATTCTCTCGCGATTCGGGAGAAGATTGGGTATTTGCCGGAAATGGCGCCTGTCTATCAGGACATGAACGTATTGGACTATCTTCAGTACGTATGTGCCCTTCGACGAATTCCGCCCGAGCGTCGGCGCGATCGCATCAAGGGTGTCATCGCGCGTTGCGGATTGGACAGTGTTCTAAGTAAAGACGTCGGACAGCTGTCCAAAGGATATCGCCAGCGTGTTGGATTGGCACAGGCGATTATTCACGATCCGCAATACCTGATTCTTGATGAGCCTACTGCAGGACTCGATCCCAATCAGATCGTGGAGATCAGAGCGCTCATCAAAGAATTGGGACGGGAAAAGACCATCATCCTGTCCACGCACATACTCTCTGAGGTGCAAGCGACCTGCTCCCGAGTGATTATCATCAGCGGGGGCAGGCTTGTTGCAGACAACACGCCGGACGGTTTGCAGGCTGGATTGTCCGGCAGGACAGTATTGATGCTGACGCTGAAAGGTAGCGCGGACGGCGCTGCAAATAAACTGAAGTCGCTTCCCGTCGTCGAAGAGGTTCGTCCTGTGCCGACCGGAAAGTCCGGCGAGACCCGACTTCGGGTGGAGAGTGCTCCGAACGCGGACATTCGTGAAGAGGTCTTCAAGCTCGCTGTCCGTGAACAATGGGTTGTGCTCGAGATGATTCCGGAAACCCAGAGCCTCGAAGAAGTCTTCCACAAGCTGACGGCAGCCTAA
- a CDS encoding DUF4340 domain-containing protein, whose amino-acid sequence MNRGLLLIVVLAGLLGIYWFVSSKEPIAKTNVPIIQADSAAVTYLKIISAQDTVELRKEGDGWKVWGANPYPANEQNVGRALARFAQMSKKAMITDKPDRYEEFEVAGDNAVHLTVTSNGKEQVLHLGKPGPTFQTSYARVEGDKSVWEIGGNHTSSFRRPAADWRDKTITTFAMDSVSKVTITYPTTQLVLVKSDTAWTATENGSAFEASKPQIERITRLLSRMSTVEFADTLSEATFANPECSLNVELQDGSRIELKLVKRDDKQYYIRKTGAKSDFVIYNSTAEVLMKKKDDLIEKPKATS is encoded by the coding sequence ATGAACCGAGGTCTCCTTCTGATTGTGGTGCTGGCCGGATTGCTGGGCATCTACTGGTTTGTAAGCTCGAAGGAGCCAATTGCGAAAACGAATGTCCCGATCATTCAGGCGGATAGCGCGGCAGTGACGTACCTTAAGATCATCTCCGCACAAGATACCGTCGAGTTGCGAAAGGAGGGGGATGGGTGGAAAGTCTGGGGCGCGAATCCCTATCCGGCGAACGAGCAGAATGTGGGGCGAGCGCTGGCCCGCTTCGCCCAAATGAGCAAGAAAGCAATGATCACGGACAAGCCCGACCGTTACGAAGAGTTTGAGGTTGCCGGAGACAACGCAGTCCACTTGACGGTAACGAGTAACGGTAAGGAACAAGTGCTTCACCTTGGCAAACCCGGCCCGACGTTTCAGACCAGTTATGCTCGAGTCGAGGGCGACAAGTCCGTATGGGAGATAGGCGGCAATCACACTTCCTCATTCCGGCGACCTGCTGCCGATTGGCGAGACAAGACGATCACTACGTTTGCGATGGACAGTGTGAGCAAAGTCACCATCACCTATCCTACTACACAACTTGTGCTCGTGAAGAGTGATACCGCGTGGACGGCAACGGAGAACGGCAGCGCGTTTGAAGCGTCAAAACCTCAAATTGAGCGAATAACGCGGTTGCTTTCTCGGATGAGCACGGTTGAGTTTGCCGATACCCTGAGCGAGGCGACGTTTGCAAATCCCGAATGTAGCTTGAATGTGGAATTGCAGGATGGCAGCAGGATTGAACTGAAGTTGGTCAAGCGCGATGACAAGCAGTATTACATCCGCAAGACAGGCGCAAAGTCCGACTTTGTCATATATAACAGCACGGCTGAAGTCTTGATGAAGAAGAAAGACGACTTGATTGAGAAACCTAAAGCAACGAGCTAA
- a CDS encoding T9SS type A sorting domain-containing protein has protein sequence MQLVTTFRVLVFVALASVASAGVMYVPAGPVSGKWSGGDSVVVASGAYVPQGEELAIEPGVRAFFEGLGRFEVQGRLVIRGVADDPVIIYCVNGWRGMRFSGSPVNNVLQYVHFSPQAGLARQAIEVNGMAGSKLTIENCDVSANNGCLRVNGGELSALDNHFTTHGLASKVVELSALHGQISPDCEYAPGNIFRGNFIKASVAGANPGEPHDPLSMTTGLLVDQSTNICLSENDIVVIAPFIVVGARFLNRPTAGAQIWRMHQFVIYSESTTETALGIVNEVDGDLEVTKSTLAVRGSGGYISTCYFVSRTAHILVNSSTAVLGSERDVYFNTSGVGQIDADYVIKWAIDEPSLDDITGDTVPGAADEFYHLNNNPNIREGDSVWTVNPLFAMIGDWRNWNSSDDIRRFFGLTQASPCIDRGDPQRGQDPDLTRWDIGHGYYDQSTSSADPLPGIVESSRLLAAYPNPFNPATVLPIEVARPGILRVIVWDILGRVVQQREIAVYQPGLQNVHFNGESLASGMYLAQAEFDGRVLGSQRLVLIK, from the coding sequence ATGCAGTTGGTAACCACTTTTCGGGTGCTGGTGTTTGTTGCCTTAGCCTCCGTGGCTTCGGCAGGGGTGATGTATGTTCCTGCAGGCCCAGTAAGCGGTAAATGGAGTGGCGGTGACTCAGTCGTCGTTGCATCCGGAGCATATGTCCCTCAAGGCGAAGAGCTTGCAATTGAACCCGGTGTTCGAGCGTTCTTTGAAGGGTTGGGACGCTTTGAGGTTCAGGGACGCCTCGTCATTCGCGGGGTCGCCGATGACCCTGTGATCATCTACTGCGTGAATGGTTGGCGCGGGATGCGCTTCTCCGGCAGTCCGGTCAACAACGTATTGCAATACGTGCATTTCTCGCCACAGGCCGGGTTGGCACGACAGGCAATTGAAGTGAACGGCATGGCCGGCTCGAAATTGACGATTGAGAATTGCGATGTCAGCGCGAATAACGGCTGTCTGCGGGTAAACGGCGGCGAGCTGTCTGCACTTGACAATCATTTCACGACGCACGGACTGGCCTCTAAAGTTGTCGAGCTGTCAGCGCTGCATGGACAGATCTCGCCGGACTGTGAATATGCGCCAGGCAACATTTTTCGCGGAAACTTCATCAAGGCAAGTGTGGCTGGAGCAAATCCGGGTGAACCACACGATCCGTTGTCTATGACCACCGGGTTGTTAGTGGATCAGTCCACAAACATCTGCTTGTCGGAAAACGACATCGTGGTAATCGCTCCGTTTATCGTTGTGGGCGCGCGATTCCTGAATCGCCCGACCGCAGGAGCGCAGATTTGGAGAATGCATCAGTTTGTGATTTATTCCGAAAGCACGACAGAGACGGCGCTCGGAATCGTCAATGAAGTAGACGGGGACCTCGAAGTCACCAAGTCAACGCTTGCTGTAAGGGGAAGCGGCGGCTATATCTCGACGTGCTATTTTGTGTCACGTACTGCTCACATACTTGTGAATTCCAGCACTGCAGTTTTGGGTAGCGAGCGCGATGTGTATTTTAACACCAGCGGCGTGGGCCAGATAGATGCGGACTATGTGATCAAGTGGGCGATCGATGAACCGAGTTTGGACGACATCACTGGCGATACTGTGCCCGGCGCAGCGGACGAATTCTACCATCTCAATAACAATCCCAATATTCGGGAAGGGGATTCGGTCTGGACTGTTAATCCGTTGTTTGCAATGATCGGAGACTGGCGGAACTGGAACAGCAGCGATGATATTCGCAGGTTCTTTGGTTTGACGCAGGCTTCTCCGTGTATCGATCGCGGGGACCCGCAACGCGGTCAGGACCCTGATCTTACGCGTTGGGATATCGGGCACGGCTATTATGACCAGAGTACGTCATCCGCTGATCCACTGCCCGGAATAGTCGAAAGTTCACGTTTGCTGGCGGCCTATCCGAATCCGTTCAATCCAGCAACGGTTTTGCCAATCGAGGTTGCAAGGCCGGGGATTCTTCGTGTCATCGTATGGGACATCTTGGGTCGTGTGGTCCAGCAGCGCGAGATAGCTGTCTACCAGCCCGGCTTGCAAAACGTGCATTTTAACGGTGAATCCCTGGCATCAGGGATGTATCTGGCTCAAGCGGAGTTTGATGGGAGAGTCTTGGGGAGCCAGCGATTAGTCCTTATTAAGTAG
- a CDS encoding Gldg family protein — translation MKKTWSIGNVSTLLVIAAILVVVNLIGMRLFARADLTEQSIYTLSDASRRVVGGLQDRLTVKAYFTKDLPPPYNANSRYVRDILEDYRTYGRGNFHYEFVDPADEAELEKEAQQYRVQPAQVNVMEKDALQLKRVYMGLVLIYGDKHETIPLVQSVENFEYEMTSTIKRLVAEKLPKVGFLTGFGSPELSDALRTISTGLSKHFEVVPISTKSGAELIPEDVNVLCVVQPKEPFDDWTKFVIDQFIMRGGSVGWFINKVNGDASASQASDIPLDIDDWTRRYGFTIANNLVLDANGAMINIQRQQGMFIMTNLVRYPAFPEVVNFNDKSPITKGLSTATLFFPSSVDTVAPSEGSVETVPLMWSSEFTMLQVGQFDISPDTRRERAQFSGGKKMLSVALQGTFPSYFRGRSVPAPADGVSMAPALNILTESSNARMVVVGDGNFLQGQYMQQGGPNLVLFLNMIDWLSQDTDLLAIRSREAAVRPLDPNITDETKQRVKLANLIGPPALVLLIGVWRWNRRRNRKEVTL, via the coding sequence ATGAAAAAAACCTGGTCAATCGGAAATGTATCCACTTTGCTGGTCATCGCTGCAATTCTTGTTGTGGTGAACTTGATCGGTATGAGGCTGTTTGCCCGTGCCGACCTGACCGAGCAATCCATCTACACATTGAGCGACGCGTCGCGTCGCGTGGTCGGCGGCCTTCAGGACCGACTGACCGTGAAGGCGTACTTTACCAAGGATCTGCCGCCGCCGTACAATGCAAACTCACGGTACGTGCGCGATATTCTGGAAGACTATCGCACCTATGGTCGCGGCAATTTCCATTACGAGTTTGTTGATCCGGCGGATGAAGCTGAGCTTGAAAAGGAAGCTCAGCAGTATCGAGTGCAGCCGGCGCAGGTGAACGTCATGGAGAAAGACGCGCTGCAGTTGAAGCGCGTTTATATGGGCCTTGTGCTGATCTACGGGGACAAGCACGAAACTATCCCGCTCGTGCAATCCGTCGAGAATTTCGAATACGAAATGACTTCGACAATTAAGCGGCTGGTAGCAGAGAAATTGCCGAAGGTTGGTTTCTTGACGGGCTTCGGGTCACCGGAGCTAAGTGATGCGTTGCGCACGATCTCGACTGGTCTGTCCAAACATTTTGAAGTTGTTCCGATCAGCACAAAGTCGGGAGCCGAGTTGATCCCGGAGGATGTCAACGTCCTGTGCGTCGTTCAACCAAAGGAGCCGTTTGACGACTGGACAAAGTTTGTCATCGATCAGTTTATCATGCGCGGCGGCAGCGTTGGATGGTTTATCAACAAAGTGAATGGCGATGCCTCCGCCTCGCAAGCGTCCGACATTCCACTTGATATTGACGATTGGACACGCCGCTACGGGTTCACCATTGCAAACAATCTCGTTTTGGATGCCAATGGCGCGATGATCAACATCCAGCGTCAGCAGGGCATGTTTATCATGACAAATCTGGTGCGCTATCCCGCGTTCCCTGAAGTTGTCAACTTCAATGACAAGAGTCCGATCACGAAAGGCTTGAGCACAGCTACCCTGTTCTTCCCGAGTTCCGTAGATACCGTCGCGCCTTCTGAAGGTTCGGTCGAAACCGTGCCGCTGATGTGGTCTTCAGAGTTCACGATGCTTCAGGTCGGGCAGTTCGACATTTCGCCGGACACGAGGCGCGAACGAGCGCAGTTCTCCGGCGGTAAGAAGATGCTGAGCGTCGCGTTGCAGGGAACGTTCCCCTCTTATTTCAGAGGCAGAAGTGTTCCCGCGCCGGCAGATGGAGTCTCGATGGCTCCTGCACTAAACATTTTAACGGAAAGCTCCAATGCCCGCATGGTTGTTGTCGGGGATGGCAATTTCCTTCAGGGACAATATATGCAGCAGGGCGGACCGAATCTCGTATTGTTCCTCAATATGATCGACTGGCTTTCTCAGGATACAGACTTGCTTGCAATTCGGTCTCGTGAAGCCGCCGTTCGTCCGCTGGATCCGAACATCACGGATGAGACAAAACAGCGGGTGAAGCTGGCGAATCTGATCGGTCCGCCGGCACTTGTGCTATTGATCGGCGTTTGGCGATGGAATCGCCGCCGTAATCGGAAAGAGGTGACGCTATGA
- a CDS encoding SDR family NAD(P)-dependent oxidoreductase: MESLTDYPATTLIVGASGDLVEVGRELGARGERIALLSRDAAMLNGFRERLEHRGVECAVIEADVTESESVLTAFMRLGKWSVRLDRMIYNVGAVSNERAVEVSESELARVMGVNFFGFVNCFQLALPMFQRLGRGHVVTISRVTESDESAVSVAYAASRASLQIYVNALRNELAERHIDFTDVLLGRGLVAGETQELRCEEIVAGLMRVTEERPARFIIGKIG, from the coding sequence TTGGAATCTCTAACGGACTATCCGGCAACAACGCTAATCGTTGGCGCGTCAGGCGATTTAGTCGAAGTTGGCCGGGAACTTGGTGCCCGTGGCGAAAGAATTGCCTTGTTGTCCCGTGATGCTGCGATGCTCAATGGCTTCAGAGAGCGACTGGAGCATCGCGGGGTGGAGTGCGCTGTGATTGAAGCGGACGTGACAGAGTCGGAATCCGTTTTGACCGCTTTTATGCGTTTAGGCAAGTGGTCTGTGCGTTTGGATCGCATGATTTACAACGTAGGAGCAGTTTCCAATGAGCGTGCGGTGGAAGTCAGTGAGTCAGAATTGGCTCGTGTGATGGGAGTGAATTTCTTCGGGTTCGTGAATTGTTTTCAGCTCGCATTGCCCATGTTTCAGCGACTGGGCCGTGGCCACGTTGTGACGATATCGAGAGTAACAGAGAGTGACGAGAGTGCAGTGTCTGTTGCGTATGCGGCAAGCAGGGCATCACTCCAAATCTATGTCAACGCCTTGCGCAATGAGCTTGCCGAGAGACACATCGATTTCACAGATGTTCTGCTTGGTCGAGGTCTTGTTGCAGGCGAGACTCAAGAATTGAGGTGCGAAGAAATTGTCGCTGGGTTGATGCGCGTAACGGAAGAGCGACCTGCGCGATTTATCATTGGCAAGATTGGTTAG
- a CDS encoding ABC transporter permease subunit yields MHNIMVIARREFKSYFDSPVAYIVLMFFLTITGYFFTSNLFLANQADLRTLWGIIPLLFVFFIPAISMKLLADEKKTGTIELLYTYPIRDSEIVLGKYFAALALLGVLLLFTIIYAITVNSLGNMDVGQAFAGYVGLILMAAAYLAIGVFASSVTDNQIIAFILALFISFFFFIADKILFFLPSGIAGIFEYLGIEYHFQNIARGVIDSRNVLYFLSVIFFGLLMASHSLSRRRGD; encoded by the coding sequence ATGCACAACATTATGGTCATCGCCCGCAGGGAATTCAAGTCATACTTCGATTCGCCGGTCGCGTATATCGTGCTGATGTTCTTTCTGACCATCACGGGCTATTTCTTTACGAGCAATTTGTTTTTGGCCAATCAGGCCGATTTAAGAACGCTGTGGGGCATTATTCCCCTGCTATTCGTGTTCTTTATTCCCGCGATTTCCATGAAGCTCCTGGCCGATGAAAAGAAGACCGGGACGATCGAATTGCTCTATACCTACCCGATTCGCGATTCGGAGATTGTACTGGGCAAGTACTTTGCCGCGCTCGCGCTGCTGGGTGTGCTGTTGCTGTTTACGATAATCTATGCGATTACCGTGAATAGCTTGGGGAACATGGATGTCGGTCAGGCATTTGCTGGCTATGTAGGGCTGATTCTAATGGCTGCCGCCTACCTCGCAATCGGGGTATTTGCCTCGTCGGTCACTGACAATCAGATCATCGCCTTCATTCTCGCACTCTTCATCTCCTTTTTCTTCTTCATTGCCGACAAGATTCTCTTCTTTTTGCCGAGCGGCATTGCCGGAATCTTTGAATATCTCGGCATAGAGTACCACTTTCAGAATATCGCCCGTGGCGTTATAGACAGCCGCAACGTACTGTATTTTCTGTCGGTGATCTTCTTTGGCCTGTTAATGGCAAGCCACTCTCTCTCTCGCCGTCGCGGGGATTAG
- a CDS encoding sigma 54-interacting transcriptional regulator, translating to MESSARLPGPAGLASHPALQREQLQALYDISQVLNTIWDIDSLLERIMDIALQTVAAERGFLVLREEGEGNKLSVRTARNIAPEAALSVTEISSSIVTGAIESQQGVLTVDAQTDPRFAGAESVIFHQIRAVMAVPFVLRGKIVGAIYLDSRKNREGFTDESLAFLKAFSNLCAIAIENARLMGSLRDENYQLRSEVQRTYQFKEIIGNSPKMQEVFELLNKIIHADISVLLEGESGTGKELVARALHYNGPRRDRAFMAQFCGNLSETLLESELFGHKRGAFTGAVSDKKGLLEIADGGTFFLDEIADIPASIQSKLLRFLQDGEFRRVGDTETRRVNVRVISATNKPLAKEVEKGNFREDLFYRLNVITINMPPLRDRDGDLPVLVRHFLHKYAVKTGTQEKKIMHEAMRMLASYHWPGNVRELENAVERAIVLAGDRDISPEELIIPRVIKAPGGSRSLREHEREYVLRTLEEMGGNKTKTAAALGVSLRWLHYKLAEWKDGGN from the coding sequence ATGGAAAGTTCAGCACGACTTCCCGGTCCCGCGGGATTGGCGTCACATCCGGCGCTGCAGCGCGAACAGCTGCAGGCGCTCTACGATATCTCACAGGTGCTAAACACGATATGGGATATCGATTCCCTGCTCGAGCGGATCATGGATATTGCTTTGCAAACGGTCGCCGCGGAGCGCGGTTTTCTTGTGCTGCGCGAAGAGGGTGAAGGCAATAAGTTGTCGGTCAGAACGGCAAGAAATATTGCGCCGGAGGCAGCTTTGTCCGTGACCGAGATCAGCAGCTCGATCGTAACCGGTGCAATTGAATCGCAGCAGGGTGTGTTGACAGTTGACGCGCAAACCGATCCTCGATTTGCAGGAGCGGAGTCGGTGATCTTCCACCAAATCCGTGCGGTGATGGCCGTACCTTTTGTGCTGCGCGGCAAGATCGTCGGGGCAATTTATCTCGACAGCCGGAAGAACCGCGAAGGTTTTACGGATGAGTCCCTTGCTTTTCTGAAGGCGTTTTCCAATCTGTGCGCGATCGCAATTGAGAATGCGCGTTTGATGGGCAGTCTGCGGGATGAGAATTACCAACTCCGCAGTGAAGTTCAGCGGACCTATCAGTTTAAGGAAATCATCGGCAACAGCCCAAAGATGCAGGAAGTCTTTGAGTTGTTGAATAAGATCATTCACGCGGACATATCGGTCTTGCTCGAAGGAGAGTCGGGGACCGGCAAAGAACTTGTTGCCCGCGCCCTGCACTACAATGGCCCGCGCCGAGATCGAGCTTTCATGGCCCAGTTTTGCGGGAACTTGTCAGAGACTTTGCTCGAAAGCGAGTTGTTCGGCCACAAGCGGGGAGCATTTACAGGTGCGGTGTCTGACAAAAAGGGTTTGCTCGAAATTGCTGACGGCGGGACGTTCTTTCTCGACGAGATTGCCGATATTCCGGCTTCGATTCAGTCAAAGCTTCTGCGATTCCTGCAGGACGGCGAGTTTCGCAGAGTGGGGGATACGGAAACACGCAGAGTGAATGTGCGCGTGATTTCCGCCACAAATAAGCCGTTGGCGAAAGAAGTGGAGAAGGGGAATTTCCGTGAAGATCTGTTTTATCGCCTAAATGTCATTACGATTAACATGCCTCCTCTCCGCGATAGGGATGGCGATTTGCCTGTATTGGTGAGGCATTTCCTTCACAAATATGCGGTGAAGACCGGTACGCAAGAGAAGAAAATTATGCACGAAGCGATGCGAATGCTTGCCAGCTACCATTGGCCCGGCAATGTCCGTGAACTTGAGAATGCGGTGGAACGCGCGATCGTGCTGGCGGGTGATCGAGACATTTCTCCTGAAGAGTTGATCATTCCGCGGGTGATTAAGGCGCCTGGCGGCTCCCGCTCGCTCCGCGAACACGAACGCGAATACGTGTTGCGCACACTTGAAGAAATGGGCGGGAACAAGACGAAAACCGCGGCGGCACTTGGCGTCTCCTTGAGATGGCTGCACTATAAGCTTGCAGAATGGAAAGATGGGGGCAACTAA
- a CDS encoding protein kinase, producing the protein MLEERLKLVRELSRSGVATVWEAWDNSLDRKVLVKSIHPQFARDADLRIRFEREARAIARLSHPNVVQIYDIQSDEDALSLLLEFVEGETLGSLLKRRGALPFSIALRITTDVLAGLEQAHAQGIIHRDLKPDNILIARTGVVKITDFGLASLQDLPGVTMEGAVVGTPSYMAPEQALGGETSAQTDLFTCGAVFFEMLTGQRLIPGESLGEAFQSVMKYRSPDLTVLGSVIPPAVRPLMDALLERDPTRRPESAGEARRRLFVQSPEPPADQSALISFMAGTDWTRPANEILLKAGRHSRYWAFIGAGALVLILAGIWALTFRSSQMITERPPISVSQDTAVAGKVSTPDSISSPPQDPTREEPRPEFRAIPVETTIAKPPKPVVTEAARPAFATITSNPWARVFYGDSLLGTTPLAAPIELPSGRGTFLFLNDEIGLPVSQQLELKAGDTLHISVRLHDYLGRVRVVSVQPWADVYVDGQFIFKTPSSRVLFLPLGKHSLELRHPTLPTYQTDIVFEPRDPVFEVRVDLTQL; encoded by the coding sequence ATGTTAGAAGAGCGTCTGAAGCTTGTCCGAGAACTCTCCCGAAGCGGTGTCGCCACGGTTTGGGAGGCATGGGACAACAGCCTCGACCGTAAAGTCCTGGTTAAGTCAATTCATCCGCAGTTTGCGCGAGATGCCGATCTGCGGATTCGTTTTGAGCGAGAAGCACGGGCGATTGCGCGGCTTTCCCACCCGAACGTAGTGCAGATCTATGATATTCAGTCGGATGAGGATGCGCTCTCGCTGTTGCTGGAGTTTGTGGAAGGTGAAACTCTTGGCAGTCTGCTCAAGCGTCGTGGCGCCCTTCCGTTCTCGATCGCTCTGCGAATAACTACGGACGTTCTCGCGGGTCTTGAACAGGCGCATGCACAAGGGATCATTCACCGCGACCTGAAACCGGACAATATCCTCATTGCGCGCACCGGAGTCGTAAAGATCACAGATTTCGGCTTAGCGAGTCTACAGGATTTGCCCGGTGTAACGATGGAAGGCGCGGTTGTGGGTACTCCCTCGTACATGGCGCCGGAACAGGCGCTGGGAGGGGAAACCAGCGCTCAGACAGACTTGTTTACGTGCGGTGCGGTGTTCTTTGAGATGTTGACAGGCCAACGGTTGATTCCCGGTGAGAGTCTTGGAGAAGCGTTTCAAAGTGTCATGAAGTATCGCTCCCCGGACTTGACAGTTCTCGGTTCAGTGATACCTCCGGCAGTTCGACCACTGATGGATGCGTTGCTGGAGCGCGACCCGACGCGCAGGCCAGAAAGTGCCGGTGAAGCGCGGAGGCGGCTCTTCGTGCAGTCCCCTGAGCCTCCGGCCGATCAGAGCGCACTGATTAGTTTTATGGCCGGCACAGATTGGACGCGCCCGGCCAATGAGATTCTTTTGAAAGCAGGCCGTCATTCGCGCTATTGGGCCTTCATTGGAGCTGGAGCGCTGGTGCTCATCCTCGCAGGAATCTGGGCACTAACATTTCGAAGTAGTCAGATGATTACTGAGAGGCCGCCGATAAGTGTTTCTCAGGATACAGCCGTAGCGGGGAAGGTTTCCACGCCGGACTCAATATCCTCTCCACCGCAGGATCCAACGCGTGAAGAGCCTCGTCCTGAGTTTCGTGCGATCCCAGTGGAAACGACGATTGCCAAGCCCCCCAAACCGGTCGTGACGGAAGCTGCAAGGCCTGCCTTTGCCACTATCACCAGCAATCCTTGGGCGCGGGTGTTCTATGGCGACTCTTTGCTTGGTACGACGCCGCTTGCCGCACCGATCGAGCTTCCATCGGGTCGCGGAACGTTCCTTTTCTTGAATGACGAAATAGGGCTACCTGTCTCTCAGCAGTTGGAACTGAAAGCTGGAGACACTCTGCACATCTCAGTCAGGTTGCATGATTACTTGGGACGCGTGCGAGTGGTTTCTGTTCAGCCGTGGGCAGATGTGTATGTCGACGGGCAATTCATCTTCAAGACACCGTCCTCCAGAGTGCTCTTTCTTCCATTGGGTAAACACTCTCTCGAACTCCGCCATCCAACTCTGCCGACATATCAGACGGATATTGTCTTTGAACCTCGCGACCCCGTGTTCGAGGTTCGCGTGGACCTCACTCAACTGTAA